From the Halomonas sp. MCCC 1A13316 genome, the window TGTCCGATGCCCAGCACGCCCGCCCGAACGGCCAAACCACTCCCGCTGTCCCCAGGACCCGCCACGACTGGTCGCTGACCGAGATCGAGGCCCTCTTTGCCCTGCCCTTCAATGATCTGCTGTTCCGCGCTCAGCAGGTCCATCGCGCCAACTTCGACGCCAATGCCGTGCAGGTTTCCACCTTGCTGTCGATCAAGACCGGTGCCTGCCCGGAGGACTGCAAGTACTGTCCGCAATCGGGCCACTACGCCACTGGGCTGGGCAAGGAGAAGCTGCTGGAGATCGAGAAGGTGGTGGCCCAGGCCAAGGCCGCCCAGGAAGCCGGCGCCAGCCGCTTCTGCATGGGGGCGGCCTGGCGCAGCCCGCGCGAGAAAGATCTCGCTGTGGTGCTGGAGATGGTCAGCCGGGTCAAGGAACTGGGTCTCGAGACCTGCATGACCCTGGGCATGGTCGACGGCGAGCAGGCAAGCCGCCTGGCCGAGGCCGGCCTCGATTATTACAACCACAACCTCGACACCTCGCCGGAATACTATGGCGAGATCATTACCACCCGTTCCTACGCCGATCGCCTGGAGACCCTGGCCAACGTACGCGAAGCGGGTATGAAAGTGTGTGCCGGCGGCATACTCGGCATGGGGGAAGCCCCACGCGACCGTGCCGCCTTGCTGCAGCAGTTGGCCCGGCTCGAACCGCATCCCGAATCGGTGCCGATCAATATGCTGGTCAAGGTGCCCGGCACGCCGCTGGAAGACGTGGAGGACCTCGACCCGATCGAGTTCGTGCGAGCCATCGCCGTTGCCCGTATCCTGATGCCGGCAAGCCATGTGCGACTTTCGGCCGGGCGCGAGCAGATGGACGAGTCGACTCAGGCGCTGGCTTTCTTCGCCGGGGCCAATTCCATCTTCTACGGCGACAAGCTACTGACCACCGGCAACCCCCAGGCCACTCGCGACCGTGCCTTGTTCGACAAGCTCGGACTGCATCCCGAGCGGCGCGACACCTGCCATGGCGACGACCGGCAGCAGGCTGCGCTCGAAGGTGCCTTGGCACGCCAAAAGAGCCAGGCCCGCAGCGCCGCGCTAGCCTACGACGCCACCCGGGCCTGAACGCGATGTCGCCCCCTCCGCACGCCTGGCATGAGCGTCTCGATGAGGCCGTGGCCTGGCGCCGTGCCCAGGGACTTTGGCGCCAGCGCGGCACGTTCCAGGCCGGACTGGTCGATTTCGCCGGCAACGATTACCTTGGCCTGGCCGGCGACCCGCGGCTGGCCGAGGCTCAGGCGGCGGGAGCACGCGCCTTCGGCGCCGGTGCCGGCGCCTCGCACCTGGTCAGTGGCCACCTGGAGGTCCACGAGACCCTCGAGCGACGCCTGGCCGAACTCGTCGGACGCCCCCGCGCCCTGCTCTTCACTACCGGCTACATGGCCAACCTGGGTACGCTGCAGGCACTGTGCGATAGTCATACCCAAGTCTTTCAGGATCGTCTCAATCACGCCTCCCTGCTTGATGGCGCCGGGCTTGCCGGGGCACGCTCGCGGCGTTTCCATCATCGCGACCTC encodes:
- the bioB gene encoding biotin synthase BioB; translation: MSDAQHARPNGQTTPAVPRTRHDWSLTEIEALFALPFNDLLFRAQQVHRANFDANAVQVSTLLSIKTGACPEDCKYCPQSGHYATGLGKEKLLEIEKVVAQAKAAQEAGASRFCMGAAWRSPREKDLAVVLEMVSRVKELGLETCMTLGMVDGEQASRLAEAGLDYYNHNLDTSPEYYGEIITTRSYADRLETLANVREAGMKVCAGGILGMGEAPRDRAALLQQLARLEPHPESVPINMLVKVPGTPLEDVEDLDPIEFVRAIAVARILMPASHVRLSAGREQMDESTQALAFFAGANSIFYGDKLLTTGNPQATRDRALFDKLGLHPERRDTCHGDDRQQAALEGALARQKSQARSAALAYDATRA